From a region of the Lactuca sativa cultivar Salinas chromosome 4, Lsat_Salinas_v11, whole genome shotgun sequence genome:
- the LOC111890300 gene encoding uncharacterized protein LOC111890300 encodes MGKKKILKKTKEVSVAIAESSSVVGEQIAKRKRGRPRKIVEKTEEEEVKEPIEEKSQQDSEGEPESKKAKSNEELVKREATSSSTTSHQDQPRRSRRKSKPRKSS; translated from the coding sequence ATGGGAAAGAAGAAGATACTCAAGAAAACAAAGGAGGTATCAGTTGCAATAGCAGAATCATCATCGGTAGTGGGAGAACAAATTGCTAAAAGAAAGAGAGGGAGGCCAAGAAAGATTGTGGAGaaaacagaagaagaagaagtcaaAGAACCAATAGAAGAAAAAAGTCAACAAGATTCTGAGGGAGAACCTGAGTCAAAGAAAGCAAAGTCAAATGAAGAATTGGTCAAAAGAGAAGCGACATCATCTTCTACTACTTCTCATCAAGATCAACCAAGAAGAAGCAGAAGAAAAAGCAAGCCAAGAAAGAGCAGCTAG